One Kitasatospora sp. NBC_01266 genomic window carries:
- a CDS encoding acyl-CoA dehydrogenase family protein, whose translation MRRTVYNEDHEAFRATIRDFITKEVVPVYESWETEGHPPRSFYNKLGELGIFGIEVPEEFGGAGETGFKYQAVITEEVARAGVSFGSSGVHTGLVLPYILEYANQEQKERWLPGFVSGEIMTAIAMTEPGAGSDLAGITTTAKLSADGTHYVLNGAKTFITGGALADLVLVVARTSAYDPANRRAGLSILCVDTTSEGYSVGRKLHKIGLRTSDTAELSFVDVKVPVADLLGEEGKAFSYLTHNLVQERLAIAVGAYAAAAAAVNFALQYVKDRKVFGQAVAEFQNTKFVLADCKSQVTAMQTMVDQSLELYQNGELTVADAAEGKLFCTEAASVVIDKCLQLHGGYGYILEYPIARLYTDNRVFRIYGGTSEVMKTIIAKSLGL comes from the coding sequence GTGCGCCGCACTGTGTACAACGAGGACCACGAGGCGTTCCGGGCCACCATCCGGGACTTCATCACCAAGGAGGTCGTCCCGGTCTACGAGAGCTGGGAGACCGAGGGCCACCCGCCGCGCTCCTTCTACAACAAGCTCGGCGAGCTGGGCATCTTCGGCATCGAGGTGCCGGAGGAGTTCGGCGGCGCGGGCGAGACCGGCTTCAAGTACCAGGCGGTGATCACCGAGGAGGTGGCCCGCGCGGGCGTCAGCTTCGGCTCCTCGGGCGTGCACACCGGCCTGGTGCTGCCCTACATCCTGGAGTACGCCAACCAGGAGCAGAAGGAGCGCTGGCTGCCCGGCTTCGTCTCCGGCGAGATCATGACCGCGATCGCGATGACCGAGCCGGGCGCCGGCTCCGACCTCGCGGGCATCACCACCACCGCCAAGCTCTCCGCGGACGGCACCCACTACGTCCTCAACGGCGCCAAGACCTTCATCACCGGTGGCGCGCTGGCCGACCTGGTCCTGGTGGTCGCCCGGACCAGCGCGTACGACCCGGCCAACCGCCGGGCGGGCCTGTCCATCCTCTGCGTGGACACCACGTCCGAGGGCTACTCGGTCGGCCGCAAGCTGCACAAGATCGGCCTGCGCACCTCGGACACCGCCGAGCTGTCCTTCGTCGACGTCAAGGTCCCGGTCGCCGACCTGCTCGGCGAGGAGGGCAAGGCGTTCAGCTACCTGACCCACAACCTGGTCCAGGAGCGCCTGGCGATCGCGGTCGGCGCCTACGCGGCCGCCGCCGCGGCGGTCAACTTCGCGCTGCAGTACGTCAAGGACCGCAAGGTCTTCGGCCAGGCGGTGGCCGAGTTCCAGAACACCAAGTTCGTGCTGGCCGACTGCAAGTCGCAGGTCACCGCGATGCAGACGATGGTCGACCAGTCGCTGGAGCTCTACCAGAACGGCGAGCTGACGGTGGCCGACGCCGCCGAGGGCAAGCTGTTCTGCACCGAGGCGGCCTCGGTCGTGATCGACAAGTGCCTCCAGCTGCACGGCGGTTACGGCTACATCCTGGAGTACCCGATCGCCCGCCTGTACACCGACAACCGGGTGTTCCGGATCTACGGCGGCACCAGCGAGGTCATGAAGACGATCATCGCCAAGTCGCTGGGTCTGTAA
- the tatA gene encoding Sec-independent protein translocase subunit TatA has protein sequence MFRNGLEPWHLLVVLAIVILLFGSKKLPEMARGLGKSMRILKAETKAMREDDAPAADTGTANSTATEQERPAVAPVNVTKSDETTRTNTTA, from the coding sequence ATGTTCCGCAACGGTCTGGAGCCCTGGCACCTCCTGGTGGTGCTGGCTATCGTCATCCTCCTGTTCGGCTCCAAGAAGCTCCCGGAGATGGCCCGCGGGCTCGGCAAGTCCATGCGCATCCTGAAGGCCGAGACCAAGGCCATGCGCGAGGACGACGCCCCGGCCGCCGACACCGGCACGGCGAACTCGACCGCCACCGAGCAGGAGCGCCCGGCGGTGGCCCCGGTCAACGTCACCAAGTCCGACGAGACCACCCGGACGAACACCACCGCCTGA
- a CDS encoding class I adenylate-forming enzyme family protein: MTSPVPSSNSLAVVTRVQAALSAPGTPFATVDTPRGRRYANAPAVLREVLEATRAHGERPFLLLDGRGYSYAGHYATAAALAHRCLTEYGLRPGDRVAIAMRNLPEWQVAFWATQLAGLIAVPLNGWWSGEELAYALDDCTPELVVADPERTERIEPWLAARGEQGRRPWLLTVGITTPPGPDTPRTERFERLPPPADGLSAPEVAISPEDDATIMYTSGTTGRPKGVVATQAAWCAAALNPRFFSATAALAAGRDLAALPPQTVLLTFPFFHVAAFTTLFPLMANGGSAVLLHKWDAEQALELIERHRITLYSGVPTTALGLLDAAERRGLPLTGLTTIGTGGAAAPPELVRRIHRQFDGRVEARNGYGLTEVCGGVIGNVGARYLEHPESIGRPSPALEVRIADPAGGRLPEGEVGELWLRGQAVFRGYWRNPEATAAAFSGPPQAGGWFRTGDLACLREGEVYVVDRLKDLVIRGGENVYCVEVEGVLHDHPAVADAAVLGVPHPALGEEVAAVVRLRPGASADAEELRRHVAGRLAAFKVPAHVVFRSEPLPRNPTGKILKRELRAEVRAELAERLSTATALA, encoded by the coding sequence TTGACCAGCCCTGTCCCGTCCAGCAACTCACTCGCCGTGGTGACCAGGGTGCAGGCCGCGCTCTCGGCCCCCGGCACGCCCTTCGCCACCGTCGACACCCCGCGCGGACGGCGCTACGCCAACGCCCCCGCCGTGCTGCGCGAGGTCCTGGAGGCCACCCGTGCGCACGGCGAGCGGCCGTTCCTGCTGCTGGACGGCCGCGGCTACAGCTACGCCGGGCACTACGCCACCGCCGCCGCACTGGCCCACCGCTGCCTGACCGAGTACGGGCTGCGCCCCGGCGACCGGGTGGCGATCGCCATGCGCAACCTGCCCGAGTGGCAGGTCGCCTTCTGGGCCACCCAGCTGGCCGGGCTGATCGCGGTGCCGCTGAACGGCTGGTGGTCGGGCGAGGAGCTGGCCTACGCGCTGGACGACTGCACGCCCGAGCTGGTGGTGGCCGACCCGGAGCGCACCGAGCGGATCGAGCCGTGGCTGGCGGCCCGGGGCGAGCAGGGGAGGCGCCCCTGGCTGCTGACCGTGGGCATCACGACGCCGCCCGGCCCGGACACGCCGCGGACCGAGCGGTTCGAACGGCTGCCGCCCCCCGCTGACGGCCTGTCGGCCCCCGAGGTGGCGATCTCCCCCGAGGACGACGCCACCATCATGTACACCTCCGGCACCACCGGACGCCCCAAGGGCGTGGTCGCCACCCAGGCCGCGTGGTGCGCCGCCGCCCTGAACCCGCGGTTCTTCAGCGCCACCGCAGCGCTGGCGGCCGGCCGGGACCTCGCGGCGCTCCCGCCGCAGACCGTGCTGCTGACCTTCCCGTTCTTCCACGTGGCCGCCTTCACCACGCTCTTCCCGCTGATGGCGAACGGCGGGAGCGCCGTCCTGCTGCACAAGTGGGACGCGGAGCAGGCGCTGGAGCTGATCGAGCGCCACCGGATCACCCTCTACAGCGGGGTGCCGACCACCGCGCTGGGCCTGCTGGACGCCGCCGAGCGGCGCGGACTGCCGCTGACCGGCCTGACCACGATCGGCACCGGCGGCGCCGCCGCGCCGCCCGAACTGGTCCGCCGGATCCACCGCCAGTTCGACGGCCGGGTGGAGGCCCGCAACGGCTACGGCCTGACCGAGGTCTGCGGCGGCGTGATCGGCAACGTCGGCGCGCGCTACCTGGAGCACCCCGAGAGCATCGGCCGCCCCTCCCCCGCGCTGGAGGTGCGGATCGCCGACCCGGCCGGCGGGCGCCTGCCCGAGGGCGAGGTCGGCGAGCTGTGGCTGCGCGGGCAGGCGGTCTTCCGCGGCTACTGGCGCAACCCCGAGGCCACGGCCGCCGCGTTCAGCGGACCGCCGCAGGCCGGCGGCTGGTTCCGCACCGGCGACCTGGCCTGCCTGCGGGAGGGCGAGGTCTACGTGGTGGACCGGCTCAAGGACCTGGTGATCCGGGGCGGCGAGAACGTCTACTGCGTCGAGGTCGAGGGGGTGCTGCACGACCACCCGGCCGTCGCGGACGCGGCGGTGCTCGGCGTGCCGCACCCCGCCCTCGGTGAGGAGGTGGCCGCCGTGGTGCGGCTGCGCCCCGGTGCGAGCGCGGACGCCGAAGAGCTGCGCCGGCACGTCGCGGGCCGACTGGCGGCCTTCAAGGTGCCGGCGCACGTGGTGTTCCGCAGCGAGCCGCTGCCGCGCAACCCCACCGGGAAGATCCTCAAGCGCGAGCTGCGCGCCGAGGTCCGGGCGGAGCTGGCCGAGCGGCTTAGTACTGCAACTGCACTTGCGTGA
- a CDS encoding TetR/AcrR family transcriptional regulator: protein MARDGGPDGPARRPRGRRTQILAVAAEQFHRRGYHQVAMAEVAAAVGITAPALYRHYRGKPELLRQAVRGGLGELAAAVDRVAAAGGTAAGADQVAAVRELAQALAVVALDQRLLATLWQRDARLLPPADRAELRRVLRASVRAAGWVLAGARPELSSAQAELLAWSALSVAGSLSYHTFAPPRRRFERLMAELLLGVFAAPLSDGSSMILEGSGVACEPRPSSRREELLAAAVRLFDERGFDNVSTDRLGAAVGIAGPSLYKHFPTKTDLLAAALVRCRERLRHEVAPVLAAAGEPADLLDQGLRAYVAFACRHRHYLGAMVSETERLAEPDRKAALDFRRDFLRLWVELLRRVRPDDEKAEARIRVHAMFALVNDGVRNRSRDLGAELAPQLEQLAHAVLGTGRRPEPDAAGDGSGAGPVPCSAVHHSGAGQPPSGR from the coding sequence ATGGCACGGGACGGCGGCCCGGACGGGCCCGCGCGCCGGCCGCGCGGGCGGCGGACGCAGATCCTCGCGGTTGCCGCCGAGCAGTTCCACCGGCGCGGCTACCACCAGGTGGCGATGGCCGAGGTGGCGGCGGCGGTCGGGATCACCGCGCCCGCGCTCTACCGGCACTACCGGGGCAAGCCCGAGTTGCTGCGCCAGGCGGTGCGCGGTGGTCTCGGCGAGTTGGCGGCGGCGGTGGACCGGGTGGCGGCGGCTGGTGGGACGGCGGCCGGGGCGGACCAGGTGGCCGCGGTGCGCGAACTGGCCCAGGCGCTCGCGGTGGTCGCCCTGGACCAGCGCCTGCTCGCCACTCTCTGGCAGCGCGACGCCCGGCTGCTGCCGCCGGCCGACCGGGCCGAGCTGCGCCGGGTGCTGCGCGCCAGCGTCCGTGCGGCGGGTTGGGTACTGGCCGGCGCCAGGCCGGAACTGTCTTCGGCTCAAGCGGAGTTGTTGGCCTGGTCGGCGCTCTCGGTGGCCGGCAGTCTGTCGTACCACACCTTCGCGCCGCCCCGGCGGCGGTTCGAGCGGCTGATGGCCGAGCTGCTGCTCGGGGTGTTCGCCGCCCCGTTGTCTGACGGATCGTCAATGATCCTTGAGGGCAGCGGAGTAGCGTGCGAACCGAGACCGTCGAGTCGTCGCGAGGAACTGCTGGCGGCGGCCGTCCGGCTGTTCGACGAGCGCGGTTTCGACAATGTCAGCACCGACCGGCTGGGGGCGGCGGTGGGCATCGCCGGGCCCAGCCTGTACAAGCACTTCCCGACCAAGACCGACCTGCTGGCCGCCGCCCTGGTCCGCTGCCGTGAGCGGCTGCGGCACGAGGTGGCCCCGGTGCTGGCGGCGGCGGGGGAGCCGGCGGACCTGCTGGACCAGGGGCTGCGCGCCTATGTGGCCTTCGCCTGCCGGCACCGCCACTACCTGGGCGCCATGGTGAGCGAGACCGAGCGGCTGGCCGAGCCGGACCGCAAGGCGGCGCTGGACTTCCGCCGGGACTTCCTGCGGCTCTGGGTGGAGTTGCTGCGCCGGGTCCGCCCGGACGACGAGAAGGCCGAGGCCCGGATCCGGGTGCACGCGATGTTCGCCCTGGTCAACGACGGGGTGCGGAACCGGTCCCGGGATCTCGGGGCGGAACTCGCGCCGCAGCTGGAGCAGTTGGCGCATGCGGTCCTGGGCACCGGTCGGCGTCCGGAACCGGACGCCGCAGGGGACGGGTCCGGCGCCGGACCCGTCCCCTGCTCAGCGGTTCACCACTCGGGCGCCGGTCAGCCGCCCAGCGGCAGGTAG